From Triticum aestivum cultivar Chinese Spring chromosome 4A, IWGSC CS RefSeq v2.1, whole genome shotgun sequence, a single genomic window includes:
- the LOC123084012 gene encoding uncharacterized protein: MKNIYTHYKFPQQAITVFSASLTDRPESLTKKKRGRSTGQLSVQNHAVAPTPRATTQALENISSTTFSKLSGSLRHGLFVDNVSFFCKKNPATTARTRTQGLPPPRRPIPPPPRPRPSARRRAPRSYASRLDPSLHRRAPVHPLLGARPRSTIAESGRDRENPPDLAELLVVHAGRTNELLVGHAGSTDELLIGVRPTAPLKTAPSPLDNALLLLAARVQTATASRRQVYCTEKRYRGMKQASRNARRPATALIIALTEYRGQLDRACRPLVDTWLCEMEMNPGSSPLPPGQSYTDAGDEPCVCDGDDALHLLSPVAIKQSSG; this comes from the exons ATGAAGAACATCTATACGCACTACAAGTTTCCACAGCAGGCGATCACTGTTTTCAG TGCCTCTCTGACCGACAGGCCTGAATCATTGACAAAGAAGAAGAGGGGGCGGAGCACTGGCCAGTTGTCAGTTCAGAATCATGCAGTTGCGCCGACCCCAAGAGCTACCACGCAAGCTTTGGAAAACATCAGTTCAACCACTTTCTCCAAGCTGTCTGGTAGTCTCCGCCATGGCCTCTT TGTGGATAACGTTtcgtttttttgcaaaaaaaaccctGCCACCACAGCCCGTACGAGAACACAAGGGTTACCTCCGCCGCGGCGCCCCATCCCTCCACCGCCGCGCCCCCGTCCCTCTGCTCGCCGCCGCGCGCCCCGTTCCTATGCTAGCCGCCTCGACCCATCCCTCCACCGCCGCGCCCCCGTCCATCCTCTCCTCGGTGCCCGTCCTCGCTCCACCATTGCCGAATCTGGACGAGATCGGGAGAATCCGCCGGATCTCGCGGAGCTGCTCGTTGTCCATGCGGGGAGGACGAACGAGCTGCTCGTCGGACATGCAGGGAGCACGGACGAGCTGCTCATCGGCGTCCGTCCCACAGCCCCGCTGAAGACGGCGCCCAGCCCCCTCGACAACGCACTCCTCCTACTTGCCGCCCG ggtgCAAACAGCGACGGCGAGTAGGCGGCAAGTATACTGCACCGAGAAGCGATACAGGGGCATGAAGCAAGCGAGTAGGAATGCACGGCGACCTGCTACTGCACTAATAATAGCCTTGACGGAGTACCGGGGCCAGCTCGACAGGGCATGCCGCCCGCTGGTAGACACTTGGTTGTGTGAGATGGAGATGAACCCCGGGTCGTCGCCTCTGCCGCCTGGACAAAGCTACACCGATGCTGGGGATGAACCCTGCGTCTGTGATGGTGATGACGCTCTCCATCTACTTTCTCCAGTGGCTATAA AACAGAGCAGCGGCTGA